Proteins from a genomic interval of Salinarchaeum sp. Harcht-Bsk1:
- a CDS encoding ATP synthase subunit A, with translation MSTTTDTDTVREDGQIESVSGPVVTATGLEARMNDVVYVGTEGLMGEVIEIEGDVTTIQVYEETSGVAPGEPVENTGAPLSVDLGPGLLDTIYDGVQRPLDELEHLMGSAFLDRGVDAPGIDLDRTWEFTPVVEEGDAVEPGDVLGTVPETESIEHKVLVPPRSEGGEVVSAKSGSFDVEETVVELDTGEEISMRQEWPVRRQRPAEEKRTPREPLVSGQRIQDGLFPLAKGGTAAIPGPFGSGKTVTQQQLAKWADADIVVYIGCGERGNEMTEVIEDFPDLQDPKTGKPLMARTCLIANTSNMPVAARESCIYTGITIAEYYRDMGYDVALMADSTSRWAEAMREISSRLEEMPGEEGYPAYLAARLAEFYERAGKFETIGGREGSISAIGAVSPPGGDFSEPVTQNTLRIVKTFWALDADLAERRHFPAINWNESYSLYRNQLDDWFVENVDENWPDVRQWAIDTLDEEDELQEIVQLVGRDALPEDQQLTLEVARYLREAFLQQNALHDVDTFCPPEKTFRILEGIKAFNDEAFEALDAGVPVDEITEIDAVNRLNRIGTTPDDEADEFVSEIEDDIAAELRELY, from the coding sequence ATGAGCACGACAACTGACACTGACACCGTTCGCGAGGACGGGCAGATCGAGAGCGTCAGCGGACCGGTCGTCACAGCGACCGGACTCGAGGCCCGGATGAACGACGTCGTCTACGTCGGTACCGAGGGCCTCATGGGCGAGGTCATCGAGATCGAGGGCGACGTCACGACGATCCAGGTCTACGAGGAGACCTCCGGCGTCGCCCCAGGCGAGCCCGTCGAGAACACGGGCGCACCCCTGTCGGTCGACCTCGGTCCCGGTCTGCTGGACACCATCTACGACGGCGTCCAGCGCCCGCTCGACGAGCTCGAGCACCTGATGGGCTCTGCGTTTCTCGACCGCGGCGTGGACGCTCCCGGGATCGATCTCGATCGAACCTGGGAGTTCACGCCGGTCGTCGAGGAGGGTGACGCGGTCGAGCCCGGCGACGTCCTCGGAACGGTTCCCGAAACCGAGAGCATCGAACACAAGGTACTGGTCCCGCCCCGATCCGAGGGCGGCGAGGTCGTCTCGGCCAAGTCCGGCTCCTTCGACGTCGAGGAGACCGTCGTCGAACTGGACACGGGCGAGGAGATCTCGATGCGCCAGGAGTGGCCGGTCCGCCGCCAGCGACCGGCCGAGGAGAAGCGCACGCCCCGCGAGCCCCTCGTTTCGGGGCAGCGGATCCAGGACGGCCTCTTCCCACTCGCCAAGGGCGGGACCGCCGCGATTCCCGGGCCCTTCGGCTCCGGGAAGACCGTCACCCAGCAGCAGCTGGCCAAGTGGGCCGACGCGGACATCGTCGTCTACATCGGCTGTGGCGAGCGCGGCAACGAGATGACCGAGGTAATCGAGGACTTCCCGGACCTCCAGGACCCCAAGACAGGGAAGCCCCTGATGGCCCGGACGTGCCTCATCGCGAACACCTCGAACATGCCCGTCGCGGCCCGCGAGTCCTGTATCTACACGGGGATCACGATCGCGGAGTACTACCGTGACATGGGCTACGACGTCGCGCTGATGGCCGACTCCACTTCCCGGTGGGCCGAGGCCATGCGCGAAATCTCTTCCCGACTGGAGGAGATGCCCGGCGAGGAGGGCTACCCGGCCTACCTCGCGGCGCGGCTCGCGGAGTTCTACGAGCGCGCCGGCAAGTTCGAGACGATCGGCGGCCGGGAGGGCTCAATCTCCGCGATCGGCGCGGTGTCGCCGCCCGGCGGTGACTTCTCCGAGCCGGTCACCCAGAACACGCTCCGTATCGTGAAGACGTTCTGGGCGCTGGACGCCGACCTCGCAGAGCGCCGCCACTTCCCGGCGATCAACTGGAACGAGTCCTACTCGCTCTACCGAAATCAGCTCGACGACTGGTTCGTCGAGAACGTCGACGAGAACTGGCCGGACGTGCGCCAGTGGGCGATCGACACGCTCGACGAGGAGGACGAACTTCAGGAGATCGTCCAGCTCGTCGGTCGCGACGCACTGCCGGAAGACCAGCAGCTCACGCTGGAGGTCGCCCGGTACCTGCGCGAGGCGTTCCTGCAGCAGAACGCGCTCCACGACGTGGACACGTTCTGCCCGCCGGAGAAGACGTTCCGCATCCTCGAGGGGATCAAGGCGTTCAACGACGAGGCCTTCGAGGCGCTCGACGCAGGCGTTCCCGTCGACGAGATCACCGAGATCGACGCCGTGAACCGGCTGAACCGCATCGGGACGACCCCCGACGACGAGGCCGACGAGTTCGTCTCGGAGATCGAAGACGACATCGCTGCGGAACTCAGGGAGCTGTACTAA
- a CDS encoding ATP synthase subunit B produces MKEYQTITEISGPLVFAEVDEPIGYDEIVEIETPEGETKRGQVLESSTDLVAIQVFEGTEGINRKASVRFLGETMKMPVTEDLLGRVLDGSGRPIDGGPDIVPDERRDIVGEAINPYSREYPEEFIQTGVSAIDGMNTLVRGQKLPIFSSSGQPHNDLALQVARQASVPEEADGEGDGDSEFAVIFGAMGITQEEANEFMQDFERTGALERSVVFMNLADDPAVERTVTPRLALTTAEYLAFDKDYHVLVILTDMTNYCEALREIGAAREEVPGRRGYPGYMYTDLAQLYERAGRIDGEDGSVTQIPILTMPSDDITHPIPDLTGYITEGQIIVDPDLNSQGIEPPVNVLPSLSRLMDDGIGEGLTREDHGDVSDQLYAAYAEGEDLRDLVNIVGREALSERDNRFLDFADRFEEEFVQQGFTTDRDIEETLTIGWELLSMLPRDELNRIDEELIDEYYEESAAEEVAAD; encoded by the coding sequence ATGAAGGAATACCAGACGATCACCGAGATCAGCGGACCGCTGGTCTTCGCGGAGGTCGACGAGCCGATCGGCTACGACGAGATCGTCGAGATCGAGACACCGGAAGGCGAGACCAAGCGCGGCCAGGTCCTCGAGAGCAGCACGGACCTCGTGGCGATCCAGGTGTTCGAGGGCACGGAGGGCATCAACCGCAAGGCCTCCGTTCGCTTCCTCGGCGAGACCATGAAGATGCCCGTCACCGAGGACCTCCTCGGACGGGTGCTCGACGGTTCCGGCCGACCGATCGACGGCGGCCCCGACATCGTCCCCGACGAGCGCCGCGACATCGTCGGCGAGGCGATCAACCCGTACTCCCGGGAGTACCCCGAGGAGTTCATCCAGACCGGCGTGTCCGCCATCGACGGCATGAACACGCTGGTTCGCGGCCAGAAGCTGCCGATCTTCTCCAGCTCCGGTCAGCCCCACAACGACCTGGCGCTTCAGGTCGCGCGGCAGGCCAGCGTGCCGGAGGAGGCCGACGGCGAGGGTGACGGCGACTCCGAGTTCGCAGTGATCTTCGGCGCGATGGGGATCACTCAGGAGGAGGCCAACGAGTTCATGCAGGACTTCGAGCGCACGGGGGCACTCGAGCGCTCTGTCGTCTTCATGAACCTCGCGGACGACCCCGCAGTCGAACGGACGGTCACGCCGCGACTCGCGCTCACCACGGCGGAGTACCTGGCCTTCGACAAGGACTACCACGTCCTCGTCATCCTCACGGACATGACGAACTACTGTGAAGCGCTCCGCGAGATCGGTGCCGCCCGCGAGGAGGTCCCGGGTCGCCGGGGCTACCCCGGGTACATGTACACCGACCTCGCCCAGCTGTACGAGCGCGCGGGCCGGATCGATGGGGAGGACGGGTCTGTCACGCAGATTCCGATCCTCACGATGCCGTCCGACGACATCACCCACCCGATCCCGGACCTCACCGGGTACATCACGGAGGGGCAGATCATCGTCGACCCCGACCTGAACTCTCAGGGCATCGAGCCCCCGGTCAACGTCTTGCCCAGCCTCTCACGGCTGATGGACGACGGGATCGGCGAGGGCCTCACCCGTGAGGACCACGGCGACGTGTCCGACCAGCTCTACGCGGCGTACGCGGAGGGCGAGGACCTGCGCGACCTCGTGAACATCGTCGGTCGCGAAGCACTGAGCGAACGGGACAACCGCTTCCTCGACTTCGCGGACCGCTTCGAGGAGGAGTTCGTCCAGCAGGGCTTCACGACTGACCGCGACATCGAGGAGACGCTCACCATCGGCTGGGAGCTGCTCTCGATGTTGCCTCGCGACGAGCTCAACCGGATCGACGAGGAGCTCATCGACGAGTACTACGAGGAGTCCGCAGCCGAGGAAGTCGCCGCGGACTGA
- a CDS encoding V-type ATP synthase subunit F: MSQEIAVIGSPEFTTGFRLAGIRRFANVPDDKKESDLDDAVEDTLADDGVGIVVMHQEDLEYLSRDVREAVETSVEPVVVTIGGDAGGGALRDQIKRAIGIDLMD, translated from the coding sequence ATGAGCCAGGAGATCGCTGTGATCGGCAGCCCCGAGTTCACGACCGGCTTCCGGCTCGCTGGCATTCGACGGTTCGCGAACGTCCCCGACGACAAGAAGGAGTCCGACCTCGACGACGCCGTCGAGGACACGCTCGCCGACGACGGCGTCGGCATCGTCGTCATGCACCAGGAGGACCTCGAGTACCTCTCGCGGGACGTGCGGGAAGCCGTCGAGACGAGCGTCGAACCGGTCGTCGTCACCATCGGCGGTGATGCGGGCGGCGGCGCGCTGCGCGACCAGATCAAACGAGCCATCGGTATCGACCTGATGGACTAA
- a CDS encoding ABC transporter substrate-binding protein — protein sequence MRFTVRNDINEISDHTLARHYNWSGYEVSSGSSEVSVYDLLIAGESDGISDLFTTSETREQFPETMREITFPAGTGLGLWFDPDSEPWNHRSARQALLHAIDRDAVLDEIGSSTSLVDPTPTGLSAATRSNWSLPSDESSFLTYDGGMQRAESLLTEIGYEPDELDVTIAFPEQETSWGLAVRSIEDQFDDTDWTVTAEAKRGDPADLIALDGVDLVAARTGPEPRVQRYHPFFAFEFLIRGDPDADEHFAGYEAETVAVDDTEIDANEELSRLRTTASRAEQRPIAERLALTVNRDLPCAFVFEDRVQSFIDTERFAIPDSSEHLHCHWPQWWLPKVSETLPEYETPGLLKYQRS from the coding sequence GTGAGGTTCACCGTCCGGAACGACATCAATGAAATCTCCGATCATACACTCGCACGCCACTACAACTGGTCTGGATATGAGGTCAGCTCGGGCTCCAGCGAGGTCAGCGTCTATGACCTCCTCATCGCGGGCGAGAGTGACGGCATTTCCGACCTCTTTACGACATCTGAGACCCGGGAGCAGTTCCCCGAAACGATGCGGGAAATCACGTTTCCGGCGGGCACCGGCCTGGGTCTCTGGTTCGATCCCGACAGCGAGCCCTGGAACCATCGTTCGGCCCGACAGGCGTTGCTCCACGCAATCGATCGGGACGCGGTCCTCGACGAGATAGGCTCATCCACGAGCCTCGTGGATCCGACGCCAACTGGGCTCTCTGCAGCGACCCGTTCGAACTGGTCACTTCCCTCCGACGAGTCGTCGTTTCTCACGTACGACGGCGGGATGCAGCGGGCAGAATCACTTCTGACGGAGATCGGGTACGAGCCTGACGAGCTCGACGTGACGATCGCGTTCCCTGAGCAGGAGACTTCGTGGGGACTCGCTGTGCGGTCGATCGAGGACCAATTCGATGATACGGATTGGACGGTCACCGCCGAGGCGAAGCGAGGAGATCCCGCCGACCTGATCGCTCTCGACGGTGTCGACCTCGTCGCGGCACGGACTGGTCCAGAACCACGAGTGCAGCGCTATCACCCGTTTTTCGCCTTCGAGTTTCTCATCCGTGGCGATCCCGACGCCGACGAACACTTCGCCGGGTACGAGGCCGAGACTGTTGCAGTCGACGATACCGAAATTGACGCGAATGAAGAGCTTTCCCGACTGCGAACAACGGCCTCGCGCGCCGAGCAGCGGCCGATCGCAGAGCGCCTCGCACTGACCGTTAATCGCGATCTCCCGTGTGCGTTCGTATTCGAGGACCGGGTGCAATCGTTCATCGACACCGAGCGGTTCGCAATCCCGGACTCGTCCGAGCATCTCCACTGTCACTGGCCGCAGTGGTGGCTCCCAAAGGTGTCTGAAACGCTGCCCGAGTACGAAACTCCAGGTCTGCTGAAGTACCAGCGGAGCTGA
- a CDS encoding replication factor A (Replication protein A protects and stabilize the intermediate ssDNA that is generated by the unwinding action of a DNA helicase at the replication fork. In addition, SSBs prevent the formation of secondary structures by single-stranded template DNA.) — protein MADLRQHAEEIRDRFEDHLDVDVEEVQERLETLVEQYAVPVEEARRSVESTYREEAGIEREDVAGGSSDLVELAAIDAPEEWVTVEATVADLWEPRSDSIAQVGLLGDPSGTIKFTKWDTSDLEELEEGQSYRLGNVVTDEYEGQFSVKLNRTTTIQPLDEEIEVGDDSEEIEGALIDVQSGSGLIKRCPEEDCTRVLQNGRCSEHGDVEGEFDLRIKGVLDDGNEAREVIFNQEATEDLTGIELEEAKDMAMDALDTEVVAEEMTTDVLGRYYRVSGPTFGRYLLVDEMERLGAPDGIEETLIKARSI, from the coding sequence ATGGCAGATCTACGCCAGCACGCGGAGGAAATCCGCGACCGATTTGAGGATCACCTCGATGTCGACGTCGAGGAGGTACAGGAACGACTCGAGACGCTCGTCGAGCAGTACGCGGTCCCCGTCGAGGAAGCCCGACGCAGCGTCGAGAGCACGTATCGCGAGGAAGCAGGCATCGAGCGCGAGGACGTCGCTGGCGGGTCCAGCGACCTCGTCGAACTCGCGGCGATCGACGCCCCCGAGGAGTGGGTGACCGTCGAGGCGACGGTCGCCGACCTCTGGGAACCCCGCAGCGACTCGATCGCACAGGTCGGGCTGCTGGGCGACCCATCCGGCACGATCAAGTTCACGAAGTGGGACACCTCCGACCTCGAGGAACTCGAGGAGGGCCAGTCCTACCGGCTCGGCAACGTCGTCACCGACGAGTACGAGGGCCAGTTCTCCGTCAAACTGAATCGCACGACCACGATCCAGCCACTCGACGAGGAGATCGAGGTCGGCGACGATTCCGAGGAGATCGAGGGCGCCCTCATCGACGTCCAGTCCGGCTCCGGCCTGATCAAGCGCTGTCCCGAGGAGGACTGCACCCGCGTCCTCCAGAACGGGCGGTGCTCGGAGCACGGCGACGTCGAAGGCGAGTTCGACCTCCGCATCAAGGGCGTTCTCGACGACGGCAACGAGGCCCGCGAGGTCATCTTCAACCAGGAGGCCACCGAGGACCTCACCGGCATCGAGCTGGAGGAGGCCAAGGACATGGCCATGGACGCCCTCGACACAGAGGTCGTCGCCGAGGAGATGACCACCGACGTGCTCGGGCGCTACTACCGCGTCTCCGGGCCAACCTTCGGGCGCTACCTGCTCGTCGACGAGATGGAGCGCCTCGGAGCGCCAGACGGAATCGAGGAGACGCTCATCAAAGCGAGGTCGATCTGA
- a CDS encoding ribbon-helix-helix protein, CopG family: MGNKNKTISFRVNEDSFETLREIAEERDISLSAVFRDYVDMLVAHDGQVEVVPEHEVRDSAEEATAEFPPKVTVPKSFVREHERLELEAEHLREQLDEHKQYVTALREELDSSADADDVIHLEELDEDRGESEEPFRLG, from the coding sequence ATGGGCAACAAGAACAAGACGATCTCCTTCCGGGTCAACGAGGACTCCTTCGAGACCCTGCGGGAGATCGCCGAGGAGCGCGACATCTCCCTCTCCGCCGTGTTCCGCGACTACGTCGACATGCTGGTCGCACACGACGGGCAGGTCGAGGTCGTTCCCGAGCACGAGGTGCGGGACAGCGCGGAGGAGGCGACCGCGGAGTTCCCGCCGAAGGTCACCGTGCCGAAGAGCTTCGTTCGCGAACACGAGCGCCTCGAACTCGAGGCCGAACACCTCCGCGAGCAGCTCGACGAGCACAAGCAGTACGTGACCGCGCTGCGCGAGGAGCTCGATTCCTCGGCGGACGCCGACGACGTCATCCACCTCGAAGAGCTCGACGAGGACCGAGGTGAGTCAGAGGAGCCCTTTCGTCTCGGCTGA
- a CDS encoding DUF6276 family protein has product MSCTRCDEPTVDLVVPESLQPYAQGATVSVCTNCLTVEAGEGGSGHDLDAISEDLPEGDAGVGTLLLVDLLDSLATNRADIEGLIDEIEADGADPMLALDRLANDPGLDPAVDIDRRRTQLEQLVL; this is encoded by the coding sequence ATGTCATGTACTCGCTGTGACGAGCCGACCGTCGATCTCGTCGTTCCGGAGTCGCTGCAGCCCTACGCGCAAGGCGCCACTGTCTCGGTCTGCACGAACTGCTTGACCGTCGAAGCTGGGGAGGGAGGCAGCGGTCACGATCTCGACGCGATCAGCGAGGACCTTCCGGAGGGCGACGCCGGCGTGGGTACGCTCCTGCTCGTCGATCTCCTCGACTCGCTGGCGACGAACCGCGCCGACATCGAGGGGCTCATCGACGAGATAGAGGCCGACGGCGCCGACCCGATGCTCGCGCTCGATCGGCTGGCGAACGATCCGGGACTCGACCCGGCAGTCGACATCGATCGGCGGCGGACGCAGCTGGAGCAGCTGGTGTTGTAG
- a CDS encoding Ig-like domain-containing protein, protein MSVRNSTTVLLALVALVALAPIVGVVGAADVGVGTQDSSANDGAATTNASTGAQLATVIQVTDEEVRHDVEVGSLEAELDAENDSERAAAIANLSATLQDRAGQIAADYEAATMAYDEGELSAAEYGQRLAVLHARADAIQNGFDRVSVAAAQTSPDALEAAGYNAAEVAEARQQLRSVSGSGTAALLAQFTGQSDGEFSVETENGLEVEVESEDGEYSRGFEGEEPEHGTFEVNRSEAQATAEAALSSPDDNGTWTLDEAETEDDGYYEFEFEYQGPSSSGEAEVSVDARENAVFSLEEEIEREAEDDGDDEEDDESEGELTITVVDGDPATDDTVTIRVTDAEGNPVAGADVEVDDGAGGTTDENGTVTVQVGEDGFDVEVEHGDSEGELEMEFEGDDSDDSSDDSGSDEDDGDDSDDSSDDSDSDEDDGDDSDDSSDDSDSDEDDGDDSDD, encoded by the coding sequence ATGTCAGTGCGCAACTCGACCACCGTGCTGCTCGCGCTGGTCGCACTCGTGGCGCTCGCCCCGATCGTGGGCGTCGTGGGTGCGGCTGATGTGGGCGTCGGCACGCAGGACAGTTCGGCGAACGACGGTGCGGCGACCACCAACGCCTCGACTGGCGCGCAGCTCGCGACGGTCATCCAGGTGACCGACGAGGAGGTCCGCCACGACGTGGAGGTCGGGTCGCTCGAGGCGGAGCTCGACGCGGAGAACGACTCCGAGCGGGCGGCCGCGATCGCGAACCTCTCCGCGACGCTGCAGGACCGGGCGGGCCAGATCGCCGCGGACTACGAGGCGGCGACGATGGCCTACGACGAGGGTGAACTATCGGCGGCCGAGTACGGGCAACGGCTCGCGGTACTCCACGCCCGCGCTGACGCCATCCAGAACGGGTTCGACCGCGTCTCGGTCGCCGCGGCCCAGACCTCGCCCGACGCGCTGGAGGCTGCCGGCTACAACGCCGCCGAAGTCGCGGAGGCCCGTCAGCAGCTCCGGTCGGTCTCCGGAAGCGGCACCGCCGCACTGCTCGCGCAGTTCACCGGGCAGTCCGACGGCGAGTTCTCCGTCGAGACCGAGAACGGCCTCGAAGTCGAGGTCGAGTCCGAGGACGGCGAGTACTCCCGCGGGTTCGAGGGCGAGGAGCCCGAGCACGGTACCTTCGAGGTGAACCGGAGCGAGGCGCAGGCCACGGCCGAGGCGGCGCTGTCCTCGCCTGACGACAACGGGACCTGGACCCTCGACGAGGCCGAGACCGAGGACGACGGGTACTACGAGTTCGAATTCGAGTACCAGGGCCCGTCCTCGAGCGGGGAAGCAGAGGTGAGCGTCGACGCTCGCGAGAACGCGGTCTTCTCGCTGGAGGAGGAGATCGAGCGCGAAGCCGAGGACGACGGTGACGACGAGGAAGACGACGAGTCCGAGGGCGAGCTCACCATCACCGTGGTCGACGGCGACCCCGCCACGGACGACACCGTGACGATCCGCGTCACCGACGCCGAGGGTAACCCCGTCGCTGGCGCCGACGTCGAGGTAGACGACGGTGCGGGCGGCACAACCGACGAGAACGGCACCGTGACGGTGCAGGTCGGCGAAGACGGGTTCGACGTCGAGGTCGAGCACGGCGACAGCGAGGGCGAACTCGAGATGGAGTTCGAGGGCGACGACAGCGACGACTCGTCGGACGACTCGGGCAGTGATGAGGACGACGGCGACGACAGCGACGACTCGTCGGACGACTCGGACAGTGATGAGGACGACGGCGACGACAGCGACGACTCGTCGGACGACTCGGACAGTGATGAGGACGACGGCGACGACAGCGACGACTGA
- a CDS encoding DUF4897 domain-containing protein, with the protein MRATLRAAATLAAVATLIALVGATGAVAQDRPQERVNVDLQADGDAIVTTVYTYDLEDDAQQQSFANLEDERENLSTRYEARLWGVAESVSNETGREMAIQDVEATFDRRDGVGVVRLSATWTNLAAIDGDELVLSAPFDDGFDSGRPLVVRAPEGEEIVDTSVTPTEQADGQATWSAEADLSGFEVTMTTSGGGGDGQLAPSAVLPGIALLVAGGLLAVRRRSAR; encoded by the coding sequence ATGCGAGCGACGCTACGCGCCGCCGCGACGCTCGCCGCGGTGGCAACGCTGATCGCGCTGGTCGGGGCGACGGGTGCGGTTGCTCAGGACCGTCCTCAGGAGCGGGTGAACGTCGACTTGCAGGCGGACGGTGACGCCATCGTCACCACCGTCTACACGTACGACCTCGAAGACGACGCCCAGCAGCAATCCTTCGCCAACCTCGAGGACGAGCGGGAGAACCTCTCCACCAGATACGAGGCCCGACTCTGGGGCGTCGCAGAAAGCGTGAGCAACGAGACCGGCCGCGAGATGGCGATCCAGGACGTCGAGGCGACGTTCGACCGACGCGACGGCGTCGGGGTCGTCCGGCTCTCAGCGACCTGGACGAATCTCGCTGCCATTGACGGCGACGAACTCGTGCTCTCCGCGCCCTTTGACGACGGCTTCGATTCGGGCCGACCCCTCGTCGTGCGGGCCCCGGAGGGCGAGGAGATCGTCGACACGTCGGTGACGCCCACGGAGCAGGCGGACGGTCAAGCGACGTGGTCGGCGGAAGCGGATCTCTCCGGATTTGAAGTGACGATGACGACGTCCGGCGGCGGTGGCGACGGGCAGCTGGCACCCTCGGCGGTCCTCCCCGGGATCGCGCTCCTCGTCGCGGGCGGACTGCTTGCGGTGCGCCGGCGATCCGCTCGCTGA
- a CDS encoding RPA family protein, with the protein MSSAPTREVARRVFAREFNDASYTFKESDDERAPNYALLPTGERANRVFFVGTLTEKEDVGDDSEYWRGRIVDPSGTFFVYAGQYQPEAASMLRELEAPEYVAVAGKPRTYETEEGQVNVSVRPESITVVDEGTRDRWVVEAAERTIERIEAFDDETSEYATMAREEYGDDTSDYLEAAIEALETIEGEPAPTP; encoded by the coding sequence ATGTCCAGCGCACCCACCCGCGAGGTCGCCCGCCGCGTCTTCGCGCGCGAGTTCAACGACGCCAGCTACACGTTCAAGGAGTCCGACGACGAGCGCGCGCCCAACTACGCGCTCTTGCCGACCGGCGAACGCGCCAATCGCGTGTTCTTCGTCGGCACCCTCACCGAGAAGGAGGACGTCGGCGACGACAGCGAGTACTGGCGTGGCCGCATCGTCGACCCCTCCGGCACGTTCTTCGTCTACGCCGGGCAGTACCAGCCCGAGGCGGCGTCCATGCTCCGGGAGCTCGAAGCTCCCGAGTACGTCGCCGTCGCTGGGAAGCCCCGGACCTACGAGACCGAGGAGGGCCAGGTGAACGTCTCCGTACGACCGGAGTCGATCACCGTCGTCGACGAGGGCACCCGCGACCGCTGGGTCGTCGAGGCCGCCGAGCGCACCATCGAGCGCATCGAGGCCTTCGACGACGAGACCAGCGAGTACGCCACGATGGCCCGCGAGGAGTACGGTGACGACACCAGCGACTACCTCGAGGCCGCCATCGAGGCGCTCGAGACGATCGAAGGCGAGCCCGCGCCGACGCCCTAG
- a CDS encoding DUF5814 domain-containing protein — protein sequence MAITDKIYVKNHRQLSSQLETSIPRGAFSGATLDLLFQGDGLEKLDEATREKVLDFAQDFLDCDCDSNPYCGCPEEKFLVYLLELREEGHSPEAIVDVMSAEYMVYAYSGDVLSFLDRAVRILEAVEDLAVVEGNDDARRRAAAAIRRLEG from the coding sequence GTGGCGATCACCGACAAGATCTACGTCAAGAACCACCGGCAGCTCTCGAGCCAGCTCGAGACCTCGATCCCGCGTGGTGCCTTCTCCGGCGCGACCCTCGACCTCCTCTTCCAGGGCGACGGGCTGGAGAAACTCGACGAGGCGACGCGCGAGAAGGTGCTGGACTTCGCGCAGGACTTCCTCGATTGTGACTGCGATTCGAATCCCTACTGCGGCTGCCCGGAGGAGAAGTTCCTCGTCTACCTGCTGGAACTGCGAGAAGAGGGGCACTCCCCGGAGGCCATCGTCGACGTCATGTCCGCCGAGTACATGGTCTACGCGTACTCCGGCGACGTCCTATCCTTCCTCGATCGCGCGGTTCGGATTCTGGAGGCCGTCGAAGACCTGGCCGTCGTCGAGGGGAACGACGACGCCCGCCGTCGGGCAGCAGCCGCGATTCGTCGGCTCGAGGGGTAG
- a CDS encoding V-type ATP synthase subunit D, giving the protein MAKDVKPTRKNLMEIEDRIELSERGHDTLEKKRDGLIMEFKEILDQAQSVRENVEADYEQAQQTIDMARAMEGDVAVRGAASALKDHPEITTEAKNIMGVVVPQIESSSVQKSLDQRGYGVLGTSARIDETAAAYEELIESIILAAEVETAMKKMLDEIEKTKRRVNALEFKLLPELHENKEYIEQKLEEQEREEIFRMKKIKAKKEAAEKAEAAAEEAASETEEAVAAGTSD; this is encoded by the coding sequence ATGGCCAAGGACGTCAAACCCACCCGGAAGAACCTCATGGAGATTGAGGACCGGATCGAGCTCTCCGAGCGTGGGCACGACACCCTCGAGAAGAAGCGCGACGGGCTGATCATGGAGTTCAAGGAGATCCTCGATCAGGCCCAGTCCGTTCGGGAGAACGTCGAGGCCGACTACGAGCAGGCCCAGCAGACCATCGACATGGCTCGCGCCATGGAGGGCGACGTCGCGGTCCGTGGGGCGGCGTCCGCGCTCAAGGACCACCCGGAGATCACGACCGAGGCCAAGAACATCATGGGCGTCGTCGTGCCCCAGATCGAGTCCTCCAGCGTCCAGAAGAGTCTCGACCAGCGCGGCTACGGCGTCCTCGGCACTAGCGCGCGCATCGACGAAACTGCGGCAGCCTACGAAGAACTGATCGAGTCGATCATCCTCGCCGCAGAGGTCGAGACGGCGATGAAGAAGATGCTCGACGAGATCGAGAAGACCAAGCGCCGCGTCAACGCCCTGGAGTTCAAGCTCCTGCCCGAACTCCACGAGAACAAGGAGTACATCGAGCAGAAGCTCGAGGAACAGGAACGCGAGGAGATCTTCCGGATGAAGAAGATCAAGGCGAAGAAGGAAGCGGCAGAGAAGGCCGAAGCCGCTGCTGAGGAGGCAGCCTCCGAGACCGAGGAGGCCGTCGCTGCCGGGACGTCCGATTAG